A window of the Streptomyces sp. NBC_01351 genome harbors these coding sequences:
- a CDS encoding DnaB-like helicase N-terminal domain-containing protein has protein sequence MADHARAASEEEPLGDPPPLPVVHYAEQALLGALLLVPDRLKTIGPLEPEHFASAAHSSLFAAMRTVSPPTPEVHRTSPVWPNQLLAAAQTRALTAAYLHILISNCPTDAHAPAYAQMVRSGHARRLLRQHAGLLSQAARTPGPDPAGTVLARADQLAVYLDELATAFPSHPGSMPRTPAAPDPAAKAPAEAEDEERMLLAAATARPDDLPRMRWLHESDFTVPVHAALFACLTALARREAPVDPITILWEAQQRGLLHAGFGPDEVLDLVSHPAGAPEHWGQKILQRALLSQAVTVATRIATLTSDEATSVHQLATGSRRALSALSSVRTRWHHATNDPGEKSPSRRSAAPQTPAVRAGPAARTPARPGR, from the coding sequence ATGGCCGACCACGCCCGCGCCGCATCCGAGGAGGAGCCCCTCGGCGATCCGCCGCCACTGCCTGTGGTCCACTACGCCGAGCAGGCCCTGCTCGGCGCCCTGCTCCTGGTACCCGACCGCCTGAAGACCATCGGCCCGCTCGAACCCGAGCACTTCGCCAGCGCCGCCCACAGCAGCCTGTTCGCGGCGATGCGCACGGTGTCCCCACCCACGCCCGAGGTCCACCGCACCAGCCCGGTATGGCCCAACCAGCTCCTCGCCGCCGCCCAGACCCGCGCCCTGACAGCCGCCTACCTGCACATCCTCATCAGCAACTGCCCCACAGACGCCCATGCCCCGGCCTATGCCCAGATGGTCCGCTCCGGACACGCCCGCCGCCTCCTGCGCCAGCACGCCGGGCTCCTCTCCCAGGCCGCCCGCACCCCGGGGCCCGACCCGGCCGGAACCGTACTGGCCCGCGCCGACCAGCTCGCCGTCTACCTCGACGAGCTGGCCACGGCCTTCCCCTCTCACCCCGGGTCGATGCCCCGAACCCCGGCAGCACCCGACCCGGCAGCCAAGGCGCCGGCGGAGGCGGAAGACGAGGAACGGATGCTGCTGGCCGCAGCGACCGCCCGCCCCGACGACCTGCCGCGGATGCGCTGGCTACACGAAAGCGACTTCACCGTCCCCGTGCACGCCGCCCTCTTCGCCTGCCTGACAGCCCTCGCCCGCAGAGAGGCGCCCGTGGACCCCATCACCATCCTGTGGGAAGCCCAGCAACGCGGCCTTCTTCACGCGGGGTTCGGCCCTGACGAGGTCCTCGACCTGGTCTCCCATCCCGCCGGGGCACCCGAGCACTGGGGCCAGAAGATCCTCCAGCGCGCACTCCTCAGTCAGGCCGTCACGGTCGCCACCCGAATCGCGACGCTGACGTCGGACGAAGCAACCTCCGTCCACCAACTGGCCACCGGCAGCCGCCGGGCACTCTCCGCACTGTCCTCCGTCCGGACCCGCTGGCACCACGCCACCAACGACCCGGGCGAGAAGTCCCCATCCCGCCGGTCAGCCGCCCCGCAAACTCCGGCCGTACGAGCCGGCCCCGCCGCACGAACCCCAGCCCGGCCAGGCCGATGA
- a CDS encoding DUF5655 domain-containing protein, with translation MSSLKLFYTKSGVTEVTSRLAEAEADVQGLVEGAMETMLGVRFLASEYSTGPVHGGRIDSLGLDENGAPVIVEYKRSTDPGVLSQGLFYVAWLMDHRTEFQVLVRERLGVTAAAQVLWSAPRLICIAGDFTRYDLHALREHRRSIDLVRYRLFGEHHIALETVASVAGQAKAAPRTRRRGTDTQVPARQESGAMAELAAAVDEVLLGLGEDVSKVRRKQYDAYQRLRNFACVTARQDKLLVYLKAAPAAVDLVSGFTRDVTGLGHHGTGDLEVQLHSERDVERALDLFRLSYASVA, from the coding sequence GTGTCAAGCCTGAAACTGTTCTACACGAAAAGTGGCGTGACCGAGGTCACGTCGCGATTGGCTGAGGCTGAGGCCGATGTGCAGGGCCTGGTCGAGGGGGCGATGGAGACGATGCTCGGGGTTCGATTCCTCGCCTCCGAGTACAGCACCGGTCCCGTTCACGGCGGGCGCATCGACTCGCTGGGGCTCGATGAGAACGGTGCTCCGGTGATCGTCGAGTACAAGCGATCCACCGACCCCGGCGTGCTGTCGCAAGGGCTGTTCTACGTGGCCTGGCTGATGGATCACCGCACCGAGTTCCAGGTGTTGGTCCGCGAGCGTCTCGGGGTGACTGCCGCGGCGCAGGTGCTGTGGAGCGCGCCCCGGCTGATCTGCATCGCTGGCGATTTCACCCGCTACGACCTCCACGCGCTCCGCGAGCACCGGAGATCGATCGACCTGGTGCGGTACCGGCTGTTCGGCGAGCACCACATCGCACTCGAGACGGTCGCCTCGGTCGCCGGGCAGGCCAAAGCGGCCCCGCGCACGCGTCGTCGTGGCACTGACACGCAGGTGCCTGCGCGGCAGGAGTCGGGGGCGATGGCGGAGCTGGCGGCAGCGGTGGACGAGGTGTTGCTGGGGCTGGGCGAGGACGTCTCGAAGGTCCGGCGCAAGCAGTACGACGCGTACCAGAGGCTGCGGAACTTCGCCTGCGTCACGGCCAGGCAGGACAAGCTCCTGGTGTACCTCAAGGCAGCCCCGGCGGCTGTCGACCTCGTTTCGGGCTTCACGAGGGACGTGACGGGGCTGGGACACCACGGCACCGGTGACCTGGAGGTCCAGTTGCACTCGGAGAGGGACGTGGAGCGCGCGCTGGACCTGTTCCGGCTGTCCTACGCTTCGGTGGCGTAG
- a CDS encoding dsDNA nuclease domain-containing protein yields the protein MAFEAEAAEDAESDEGFVHPIFRVAPQEDSGSDTLGNYRYQAEVAAQICVALLTQESVESVVCEWHEDFVVSYAGGSVELVSVKHRGKRRNPWNVADLCKDGGLAHLFDRWRACDGLSNVRLRLATNAGLTTGKGGATSLKAMCGPDPRIAFGVDDMARAVAQYLLKVRWKQPYATIPEVPQVSRLADIAIPDGFTDMVKLFFAALHIDDELPSRRHITDVNLQSLLIPAIATLQREHVDVEATYRALIERIEQSNRDESDRGQLAVYIADPTRVLHSVQIQQRIARRRLTKATVLDTFVSSRSIVPTFARGQLPIVAPGGGNLRKKMARGRVPADEAAHAERLRSAWYVAWSQHRSGLAGDTTELANASYEVLDTVFACREQAEVEASDGAPYGRRMNQLMTRLLTPDLLGGGLPFPVNGRHLRGLAYQLCDDCDFYFSDVFDASEEEAS from the coding sequence GTGGCGTTTGAGGCTGAGGCGGCAGAGGACGCAGAGTCTGATGAAGGGTTCGTGCACCCGATCTTCCGCGTGGCTCCTCAGGAGGACAGCGGGTCGGACACCCTGGGCAACTACCGGTATCAGGCAGAGGTCGCCGCCCAGATCTGCGTTGCGCTGCTGACGCAGGAGTCTGTCGAATCGGTGGTCTGTGAGTGGCACGAAGACTTTGTGGTCTCGTACGCCGGCGGTTCGGTCGAACTCGTATCAGTGAAGCACCGCGGAAAGCGGCGGAACCCCTGGAACGTGGCGGATCTGTGCAAGGACGGAGGTCTGGCGCACCTCTTCGACCGATGGCGTGCGTGCGATGGCCTGAGCAACGTCCGGCTTCGTCTTGCCACGAACGCCGGCCTCACAACAGGCAAGGGGGGCGCTACCAGCCTGAAAGCGATGTGCGGGCCTGATCCGCGTATCGCTTTTGGGGTGGACGACATGGCCCGCGCCGTCGCCCAGTACCTCTTGAAGGTTCGATGGAAGCAGCCTTACGCCACCATCCCCGAAGTCCCCCAGGTTTCGCGGCTCGCCGACATCGCCATCCCGGACGGTTTCACCGACATGGTGAAGCTCTTCTTCGCCGCGCTGCATATCGACGATGAACTGCCGTCCCGCCGGCACATCACTGACGTCAACCTCCAGAGTCTCCTCATTCCTGCGATCGCGACCCTGCAGCGGGAACACGTGGATGTCGAGGCCACCTATCGCGCACTGATCGAGCGAATCGAGCAGTCGAACCGCGACGAGAGCGATCGCGGACAGCTCGCTGTCTACATCGCCGATCCGACGAGGGTCCTGCACAGCGTGCAGATCCAGCAGCGCATCGCGAGGCGCCGGCTGACCAAGGCCACGGTCCTCGACACGTTCGTCTCCAGCCGTTCCATAGTGCCCACGTTCGCCCGCGGCCAACTGCCGATCGTAGCTCCGGGTGGGGGCAACCTGCGCAAGAAGATGGCCCGCGGGCGTGTTCCGGCGGATGAGGCTGCTCATGCCGAGCGCCTTCGATCAGCCTGGTATGTCGCCTGGTCCCAGCACCGGTCGGGATTGGCGGGAGACACCACGGAGCTGGCCAACGCGAGCTACGAGGTCTTGGACACCGTCTTCGCCTGCCGCGAGCAGGCCGAAGTGGAAGCGTCCGACGGCGCACCCTACGGGCGCCGCATGAACCAGCTGATGACGCGGCTCCTGACACCAGACCTACTTGGTGGCGGGCTTCCGTTTCCCGTCAACGGGCGTCATCTGCGGGGCTTGGCCTACCAGCTATGTGACGACTGCGACTTCTACTTCTCCGACGTGTTCGACGCCTCGGAGGAGGAGGCGTCGTGA
- a CDS encoding hemolysin family protein: protein MTAIQLLIGALTLITNAFFVGAEFALISVRRSQIEPAALKGNRRAKTTLWGLEHLSAMMATAQLGITVSSLVLGAVAEPAIAHLLEPPFHAIGVPESLIHPIAFVIALTLATYLHMLVGEMIPKNIALAAPAPTALLLGPPLVAVTRALRPFVFGINAFANALLRLLKVEPKGEVGSVFTDDELARLVKDSSAAGLLGPEDGERLQDALELGTRPVGEVMVPLERMATVGHDITPRQLERTASHHGFSRLPVTGPGEEILGYLHIKDALGAPERDQPFPRASLHPITKVALDTPLDDTMTAMRTAGTHLAAVTGSKGTVLGFVTMEDLLEELVGAAHDPGA from the coding sequence ATGACCGCGATCCAGCTGCTGATCGGCGCCCTCACCCTGATCACCAACGCCTTCTTCGTCGGCGCCGAGTTCGCCCTGATCTCCGTACGCCGCAGCCAGATCGAACCCGCCGCCCTCAAGGGCAACCGGCGGGCCAAGACGACGCTGTGGGGCCTGGAACACCTCTCCGCGATGATGGCCACCGCCCAGCTCGGCATCACCGTCTCCTCCCTGGTCCTGGGCGCGGTCGCCGAGCCGGCTATCGCCCACCTGCTGGAACCGCCGTTCCACGCAATCGGCGTGCCCGAGAGCCTGATCCACCCGATCGCCTTCGTCATCGCGCTCACCCTGGCGACCTACCTCCACATGCTCGTCGGCGAGATGATCCCGAAGAACATCGCCCTCGCCGCCCCGGCACCCACGGCGCTGCTCCTCGGGCCGCCGCTGGTCGCCGTCACCCGGGCGCTGCGGCCGTTCGTCTTCGGCATCAACGCCTTCGCCAATGCGCTGCTGCGTCTGCTGAAGGTCGAGCCCAAGGGCGAGGTCGGTTCCGTCTTCACCGACGACGAACTCGCCCGCCTGGTCAAGGACTCGTCTGCAGCCGGCCTGCTTGGCCCCGAGGACGGCGAGCGCCTCCAGGACGCCCTGGAGCTCGGCACCCGGCCGGTCGGCGAGGTCATGGTGCCCCTGGAGCGCATGGCGACCGTCGGCCACGACATCACCCCGCGACAGTTGGAGCGCACGGCCTCGCACCACGGCTTCTCCCGCCTTCCGGTCACCGGACCGGGCGAGGAGATCCTGGGCTACCTGCACATCAAGGACGCCCTCGGCGCCCCCGAACGCGACCAGCCCTTCCCGCGTGCGTCGCTGCACCCGATTACCAAGGTCGCGCTCGACACCCCGCTGGACGACACCATGACCGCAATGCGCACGGCCGGTACCCACCTCGCCGCCGTCACCGGCAGCAAGGGCACCGTCCTCGGCTTCGTCACCATGGAAGACCTCCTCGAAGAGCTCGTCGGAGCGGCCCACGACCCCGGCGCCTGA
- a CDS encoding hemolysin family protein — translation MTEVLLLLLALALTLACAVFVAAEFSLTTVERSELERAAAAGERGAESALKAAKRLTFQLSGAQLGITVTSLVIGMLAEPSVSALLRGPLEALGLSSGAVSTTATLLGVALSTVVLMVVGELVPKNWAISRPLAVAKVVAGPQRAFTAAFGPLIRHLNNTANRLVRRFGLEPAEELASARTPEELVALARHSARQGAIEADSAELFVKSLHLAELTAENVMTPRVDVQALEAHATAADAANLTLATGVSRFPVYRDTLDEVIGTLHIRDVLALEEEQRVKTPVTDLMTSALLVPHSLPVDTLLGRLRKARTMAVVIDEYGGTAGVATVEDIVEEVVGEVRDEHDPIEVPDLIEGPEQDGRQVWEADGSVRLDELEEIGFDVPEGPYETLAGLIATQLERIPAEGDTITVDGWEITVLDIEHHRADRVTIAAPAVSAADEERAR, via the coding sequence GTGACCGAAGTCCTGCTGCTGCTTCTCGCTCTGGCGCTGACTCTGGCGTGCGCGGTGTTCGTCGCCGCCGAGTTCTCGCTGACCACCGTCGAGCGCAGTGAGCTCGAGCGCGCCGCCGCGGCCGGCGAGCGGGGCGCCGAGAGTGCCCTGAAGGCCGCCAAGCGGCTGACCTTCCAGCTGTCCGGGGCCCAGCTGGGCATCACGGTGACCTCGCTGGTGATCGGCATGCTGGCCGAGCCGTCCGTTTCCGCGCTGCTGCGCGGACCTCTGGAGGCCCTCGGCCTGTCCTCCGGGGCGGTGTCCACCACGGCGACGCTGCTGGGCGTCGCGCTCTCGACCGTCGTGCTGATGGTCGTGGGCGAGCTGGTGCCGAAGAACTGGGCGATCTCGCGCCCGCTGGCCGTCGCGAAGGTCGTTGCCGGCCCGCAGCGCGCCTTCACCGCCGCTTTCGGCCCCCTGATCCGGCACCTGAACAACACCGCGAACCGCTTGGTGCGCCGCTTCGGGCTGGAGCCGGCCGAGGAGCTGGCCTCTGCCCGTACGCCGGAGGAGCTTGTGGCTCTCGCCCGGCACTCGGCCCGCCAGGGAGCCATCGAGGCGGACTCGGCCGAACTGTTCGTGAAGTCCCTGCACCTGGCCGAGCTGACCGCGGAGAACGTGATGACCCCCCGCGTCGATGTCCAGGCCTTGGAGGCCCACGCCACCGCGGCCGACGCGGCGAACCTGACGCTGGCCACCGGCGTCTCCCGCTTCCCCGTCTACCGCGACACCCTCGACGAGGTGATCGGCACCCTCCACATCCGAGACGTCCTCGCACTGGAGGAGGAGCAGCGGGTCAAGACCCCGGTCACGGACCTGATGACCTCGGCTCTGCTCGTGCCGCACTCACTTCCCGTGGACACCCTGCTCGGGCGGCTGCGCAAGGCCCGCACCATGGCCGTGGTGATCGACGAGTACGGCGGCACCGCCGGTGTCGCCACCGTCGAGGACATCGTGGAAGAGGTCGTCGGCGAAGTCCGCGACGAGCACGACCCGATAGAGGTCCCCGACCTCATCGAAGGCCCCGAACAGGACGGCCGCCAGGTCTGGGAGGCCGACGGCAGCGTCCGCCTCGACGAACTGGAAGAGATCGGCTTCGACGTGCCCGAGGGCCCGTACGAGACCCTCGCCGGCCTGATCGCCACCCAGCTCGAACGCATCCCCGCCGAAGGCGACACCATCACCGTCGACGGCTGGGAAATCACCGTGCTCGACATAGAGCACCACCGCGCGGACCGGGTCACGATCGCCGCACCCGCCGTCTCCGCAGCCGATGAGGAGCGAGCCCGATGA
- a CDS encoding sporulation protein, giving the protein MVFKRLLGSMGVGGPAVDTVLDLTTAAPGGSLTGEVRLTGGRAGFDIEHITLELVARVEAETEGGEHEGTVAFERFHIGGGFRLAEAEHRSAPFAITLPWETPITQLHGQPLGIVLGVRTELGIAGASDKGDLDPLFVGPLPVQEAILEAFGQLGFGFKSADLELGRISGTGQQLPFYQEIELTPPAQYAHQVNEIELTFLAHPGGLEVVLEADKRGGLFSGGHDVLGRHHVSHEGAAHRDWNAVVGSWISQLLDAHTARAAHTPHSPYGHGAGHDAHAHKDDHGHHDGHRSGPGVGTVVAAGAAGLAVGVVGGMVAAEAVDEIGDFFEDDEDEAGGEEA; this is encoded by the coding sequence ATGGTGTTCAAGCGCCTGCTCGGCTCGATGGGTGTCGGCGGCCCCGCCGTGGACACGGTTCTCGACCTGACGACCGCCGCACCCGGGGGCAGCCTGACCGGCGAGGTCCGCCTCACCGGCGGCCGGGCCGGCTTCGACATCGAACACATCACTTTGGAACTCGTCGCCCGCGTCGAGGCCGAGACCGAGGGCGGCGAGCACGAGGGCACGGTTGCTTTCGAGCGATTCCACATCGGCGGCGGCTTCCGCCTCGCGGAGGCCGAGCACCGCTCCGCGCCGTTCGCCATTACGCTGCCGTGGGAGACCCCCATCACCCAGCTGCACGGCCAGCCTCTGGGAATCGTCCTCGGGGTGCGGACCGAGCTCGGCATCGCCGGCGCCAGCGACAAGGGCGACCTCGACCCCCTCTTCGTGGGGCCACTGCCCGTACAGGAGGCGATCCTTGAGGCATTCGGGCAGCTCGGCTTCGGCTTCAAGTCCGCCGATCTCGAACTGGGCCGCATCAGCGGCACCGGCCAGCAGCTGCCCTTCTACCAGGAGATCGAACTCACCCCGCCTGCGCAGTACGCCCACCAGGTCAACGAGATCGAACTGACCTTCCTCGCCCATCCTGGCGGGCTGGAGGTCGTCCTGGAGGCGGACAAGCGCGGCGGCCTCTTCTCCGGAGGCCACGATGTCCTCGGCCGGCACCACGTCAGCCACGAGGGAGCGGCCCACCGGGACTGGAACGCCGTCGTCGGCTCCTGGATCAGCCAGCTCCTCGACGCGCACACCGCCCGCGCGGCTCACACCCCCCACAGCCCCTACGGGCACGGCGCAGGGCACGACGCTCACGCCCACAAGGACGACCACGGACACCATGACGGTCACCGGTCCGGGCCGGGCGTGGGCACCGTGGTCGCCGCTGGCGCGGCCGGCCTCGCGGTCGGTGTCGTCGGCGGGATGGTGGCGGCCGAAGCCGTCGACGAGATCGGCGACTTCTTCGAGGACGACGAGGACGAGGCCGGCGGCGAGGAAGCGTAG
- a CDS encoding tellurite resistance TerB family protein — MALWDRFKQSARQMQTQLEAKKNELKSGAFRDASMAMCALVAAADGTIDDSERRRVAHLIATNEVLQNFPAADLQTRFDDYLNTLAADFDFGKVSIMQEIAKAKKKPVEARAVIQIGIVIGGADGDFDKTEQAVVREACYALDLPPHEFDL; from the coding sequence ATGGCCCTGTGGGACCGTTTCAAGCAGTCCGCCCGGCAGATGCAGACGCAGCTGGAGGCAAAGAAGAACGAGCTGAAGTCCGGCGCGTTCCGCGACGCGAGCATGGCCATGTGCGCCCTGGTCGCCGCGGCGGACGGAACGATCGACGACTCCGAGCGCCGACGGGTGGCCCACCTGATCGCCACCAATGAGGTCCTGCAGAACTTCCCGGCCGCCGATCTCCAGACGCGTTTCGACGACTACCTCAACACCCTCGCCGCCGACTTCGACTTCGGCAAGGTCAGCATCATGCAGGAGATCGCCAAGGCGAAGAAGAAGCCCGTCGAGGCGCGCGCCGTCATCCAGATCGGCATCGTCATCGGAGGCGCTGACGGCGACTTCGACAAGACCGAGCAGGCCGTCGTACGCGAAGCCTGCTACGCCCTCGACCTCCCGCCCCACGAGTTCGACCTCTAG
- a CDS encoding universal stress protein, whose amino-acid sequence MSGPVLVGADSSPYAIAAVDAAAREALLRGAELHVVHAFVWPAMHVPLGASPLGPPGGGVRDLVEHLLHEAVDRAQAAAPGVQTTSAVMPGEPVAALEAESHTAQLVVVGHRGTGGIRGLLLGSTAVHLAAHGHCPVMVVRGRTGPEGPVLVAVDGSPQGLGAIRFAFAEAQLRGSELVALHAWSTWSDHGESGPGHPVELVDLIGVADRQRTVEERLLAEALSGQREQYPEVTVRQRIVRGRTRPTLIEASETAQLIVVGARGRGGFAGLLLGSVSQAVLHHAHCPVTVVRSSL is encoded by the coding sequence ATGTCCGGTCCGGTCTTGGTCGGGGCGGACAGCTCGCCCTACGCCATAGCCGCCGTGGACGCCGCCGCACGGGAAGCACTGCTCAGAGGAGCGGAGCTGCATGTCGTGCACGCCTTCGTCTGGCCCGCCATGCACGTCCCACTCGGCGCCTCACCTCTCGGACCGCCCGGCGGAGGAGTGCGGGATCTGGTCGAGCACCTGCTCCACGAAGCGGTCGACCGGGCCCAGGCTGCAGCCCCAGGAGTGCAGACCACCAGCGCGGTGATGCCCGGCGAGCCGGTGGCCGCCCTGGAAGCGGAGTCACACACGGCTCAGCTCGTGGTGGTGGGACACCGTGGCACGGGCGGTATCCGAGGGCTTCTCCTGGGATCGACGGCCGTCCACCTTGCCGCACACGGCCACTGCCCGGTGATGGTCGTACGCGGCCGGACGGGGCCCGAGGGGCCCGTACTGGTGGCGGTGGACGGCTCGCCTCAGGGCCTGGGCGCGATCAGGTTCGCGTTCGCCGAGGCACAGCTGCGGGGCAGTGAACTGGTGGCCCTGCACGCCTGGAGCACGTGGAGTGATCACGGCGAGAGCGGCCCCGGCCATCCCGTGGAACTGGTGGACCTGATCGGTGTCGCGGACCGACAACGGACGGTGGAAGAGCGGCTGCTGGCCGAGGCCTTGTCCGGGCAACGCGAGCAGTACCCCGAGGTGACTGTGCGCCAGCGGATCGTCCGGGGCCGTACGCGGCCGACACTGATCGAGGCCAGCGAGACCGCCCAGCTGATCGTGGTGGGTGCGCGCGGGCGGGGCGGATTCGCCGGGCTGCTGCTGGGCTCGGTCAGCCAGGCCGTCCTGCACCACGCCCACTGCCCCGTCACCGTGGTCCGCTCGAGCCTGTGA
- a CDS encoding M56 family metallopeptidase: protein MGIFVFLPLVLPLTAWPIARLAGHHLHPRTATWLLTGAAAVLAVCSTLCLALLMVVGTAQLPGNPLPDGWSDPEVREAVPYDEVAGKAAIPALLAVIASCTSAAWRHRRVRRRSQRALAGLPATPVAVLPDEVPYAYALPGSRRDRIVVSTGMLAALSSRERRALFAHERAHLTGGHHRFLLAVQLAARANPFLRPLRSVVAYTAERWADEEAAARVGSRRTVAVAIGKAALISRGAPLATLPAFAAAGPVPSRVAALLEPAPASSRWPSVFTAVGVATWGAAAGTTVSALSSANSAVTLFFILHAATPL, encoded by the coding sequence ATGGGAATTTTCGTGTTCCTGCCGCTGGTGCTGCCCTTAACGGCGTGGCCGATCGCACGCCTGGCCGGGCATCATCTGCACCCGCGTACCGCGACGTGGCTGCTGACCGGCGCCGCGGCGGTGCTGGCGGTGTGCAGCACGCTGTGCCTGGCGCTGCTGATGGTGGTGGGGACCGCGCAGCTGCCCGGCAACCCGTTGCCGGACGGCTGGTCCGACCCGGAGGTGCGCGAAGCGGTCCCGTACGACGAGGTCGCCGGCAAGGCCGCCATCCCCGCGCTCCTCGCGGTAATCGCCTCGTGTACGTCGGCGGCATGGCGCCACCGGCGCGTACGCCGACGCAGCCAGCGCGCACTTGCCGGGCTGCCCGCCACCCCGGTGGCCGTGCTGCCCGATGAGGTTCCGTACGCCTACGCGCTGCCCGGCTCGCGCCGTGACCGGATCGTGGTGAGCACGGGCATGCTGGCCGCGCTCTCCTCCCGCGAGCGCCGGGCACTGTTCGCGCACGAGCGTGCCCACCTCACGGGAGGCCACCACCGGTTCCTGCTGGCCGTCCAGCTCGCCGCCCGCGCGAACCCGTTCCTGCGGCCGCTGAGGTCGGTGGTGGCCTACACCGCCGAGCGGTGGGCCGATGAGGAGGCGGCGGCCAGGGTCGGCAGCCGCCGTACGGTGGCGGTGGCGATCGGCAAGGCGGCGCTGATCAGCCGCGGCGCCCCGCTGGCCACGCTGCCCGCGTTCGCGGCGGCGGGACCGGTGCCGAGCAGGGTCGCCGCACTGCTGGAGCCCGCCCCTGCCTCCAGCCGCTGGCCGTCGGTATTCACCGCGGTGGGCGTGGCCACGTGGGGTGCGGCGGCCGGCACAACGGTGTCCGCACTGTCCTCGGCGAACTCCGCCGTCACCCTGTTCTTCATCCTCCACGCCGCCACACCGCTATGA
- a CDS encoding BlaI/MecI/CopY family transcriptional regulator — MTVKDSSGADPSPRRGQGELEGQVLAALCQAPGPVTAGWVQERLGGGLAYTTVMTILTRLQAKGAVARERVGRSFEWMAVADEAGLAALRMRKVLDAESDRQAVLASFVTALTPGDEELLRELLGKASEAGED; from the coding sequence ATGACAGTGAAAGACTCGAGCGGTGCCGACCCGTCCCCCCGCCGGGGGCAGGGTGAACTGGAGGGCCAGGTACTCGCCGCACTGTGCCAGGCGCCGGGGCCGGTCACGGCCGGCTGGGTCCAGGAACGCCTGGGCGGCGGCCTGGCCTACACGACGGTGATGACGATCCTGACCCGGCTCCAGGCCAAGGGTGCTGTGGCGCGGGAGCGGGTGGGCCGGTCGTTCGAGTGGATGGCGGTCGCCGACGAGGCCGGGCTGGCCGCTCTGCGGATGCGCAAGGTCCTGGACGCCGAGAGCGACCGGCAGGCCGTCCTGGCCAGCTTCGTGACCGCCCTCACGCCCGGGGACGAGGAGCTGCTGCGGGAACTGCTGGGCAAGGCGTCCGAGGCGGGAGAAGACTGA
- a CDS encoding TerD family protein gives MGVSLSKGGNVSLSKEAPGLTAVLVGLGWDVRTTTGVDFDLDASALLVNASGKVPSDQHFVFYNNLKSPDGSVEHTGDNLTGEGEGDDEVVKVDLATVPADVEKIVFPVSIHDAEARSQSFGQVRGAFIRVVNQAGGAEIARYDLSEDASTETAMVFGELYRSGAEWKFRAVGQGYASGLSGIAADFGVGV, from the coding sequence ATGGGTGTGAGCCTGTCCAAGGGCGGAAACGTCTCGCTGAGCAAGGAGGCCCCGGGTCTGACCGCCGTGCTGGTCGGCCTGGGCTGGGACGTCCGGACGACCACCGGGGTCGACTTCGACCTCGATGCCAGCGCGCTCCTGGTGAACGCGTCCGGGAAGGTCCCCTCCGACCAGCACTTCGTCTTCTACAACAACCTCAAGAGCCCCGACGGCTCCGTCGAGCACACTGGCGACAACCTCACCGGTGAGGGCGAGGGGGACGACGAGGTCGTCAAGGTCGACCTCGCCACCGTGCCCGCCGACGTCGAAAAGATCGTCTTCCCGGTCTCCATTCACGACGCCGAGGCCCGCAGTCAGAGCTTCGGCCAGGTGAGGGGCGCATTCATCCGCGTCGTCAACCAGGCCGGCGGTGCGGAGATCGCCCGCTACGACCTCTCCGAGGATGCTTCGACCGAGACCGCGATGGTCTTCGGTGAGCTCTACCGAAGCGGCGCGGAGTGGAAGTTCCGCGCCGTCGGCCAGGGCTACGCCTCCGGCTTGTCCGGAATCGCCGCAGACTTCGGCGTCGGCGTCTGA
- a CDS encoding TerD family protein: MGINLDKGQQISLEKAGGRTLSVVRMGLGWQSAPRKGFLARMTAREIDLDASAVLFAGKDPVDVVFFQQLVSKDGSVRHTGDNRVGGAGQGGDDESILVDLSRVPVHVDQIVFTVNSFTGQTFTDVQNAFCRLIDETNGQELARYTLSGGGTYTAQVMAKVHRSGQGWNMSAIGEPANGRTFQDLLPAITSHL, encoded by the coding sequence GTGGGAATCAATCTCGACAAGGGCCAGCAGATCAGCCTGGAGAAGGCCGGCGGTCGCACGCTGAGCGTGGTCCGGATGGGGCTGGGCTGGCAATCCGCCCCACGCAAGGGCTTTCTCGCCCGGATGACCGCGCGGGAGATCGACCTGGACGCCTCGGCCGTACTGTTCGCGGGCAAGGATCCGGTGGACGTGGTGTTCTTCCAACAGCTGGTCAGCAAGGACGGCTCGGTGCGCCACACCGGGGACAACCGCGTCGGCGGCGCCGGACAGGGCGGGGACGACGAGTCGATCCTGGTGGACCTCTCGCGGGTTCCCGTGCACGTCGACCAGATCGTCTTCACCGTCAACTCCTTCACCGGGCAGACCTTCACGGACGTGCAGAACGCCTTCTGCCGCCTCATCGACGAGACCAACGGCCAGGAGCTGGCCCGCTACACCCTCTCCGGCGGCGGCACCTACACCGCCCAGGTCATGGCCAAGGTCCACCGGTCCGGGCAGGGCTGGAACATGTCCGCGATCGGCGAGCCGGCCAACGGCCGCACGTTCCAGGACCTGTTGCCCGCCATCACCTCCCATCTGTAA